The following are from one region of the Alicyclobacillus fastidiosus genome:
- a CDS encoding haloacid dehalogenase type II, which produces MAAIVFDAYGTLFDVGALVATATELVGDASDAQEICRTWRSKQLDYAWNSLLMNRFMDFDKATEAALKFALRDASVDEGRMSTLVPSLLEAHDRLPLFDDVRSTLEALGEHHKLLILSNGTFRALQTLTNAQGILFSLDYILSTEPIRTYKPTRAAYQIVLDTLTCDKADVVFVSSNHWDVTGAKAFGFKTYWCNRTGQVADPIPPQPDGVMASLADLTKLL; this is translated from the coding sequence ATGGCTGCCATTGTATTCGATGCTTACGGCACCTTGTTTGATGTAGGAGCTCTGGTCGCCACCGCGACAGAACTGGTCGGGGATGCATCAGACGCACAAGAAATTTGCCGGACGTGGCGCTCCAAGCAGTTGGATTACGCGTGGAATAGCCTATTGATGAATCGGTTTATGGACTTTGACAAGGCCACAGAGGCAGCTCTCAAATTTGCGCTGCGCGACGCATCTGTGGACGAAGGGCGCATGTCCACACTCGTTCCAAGTTTACTTGAAGCTCACGATAGGTTGCCATTGTTCGACGACGTCAGGAGCACGCTGGAAGCACTCGGTGAACACCACAAGCTGTTGATCCTGTCCAATGGCACATTTCGGGCCTTGCAGACGTTGACCAATGCACAAGGAATCCTGTTCTCGTTGGATTACATTTTGAGCACAGAGCCCATTCGTACATACAAGCCTACGCGCGCGGCGTATCAAATCGTTCTGGACACGCTCACTTGCGACAAGGCGGATGTCGTGTTTGTCTCCTCGAATCACTGGGACGTCACTGGCGCCAAGGCGTTTGGGTTTAAGACCTACTGGTGCAACCGCACTGGCCAGGTGGCTGACCCGATTCCACCTCAACCGGATGGCGTGATGGCGTCCTTAGCGGATTTAACAAAACTGCTGTAA
- a CDS encoding radical SAM protein — protein sequence MVEIFETVEGEGTRAGYPTVFVRLFHCNLRCTWCDTPYSYAPAQPEFEATIGEIVSRAADFGWENVCLTGGEPLIHRHKSQLLVEALAAVDHIQDIHIETNGAIDVRPFAALRDKSELLRRKVRFIVDYKLPASGEMDKMIHEHLTALQSRDELKFVIANDEDFDIAVDVISEYEPTCTILFSPVWETMPPERLVEKILQAGLKQVKLNLQIHKVIWDPAARGV from the coding sequence ATGGTCGAGATTTTCGAGACCGTCGAAGGTGAAGGGACACGCGCTGGATACCCCACCGTGTTCGTCCGCCTCTTTCACTGCAACCTGCGCTGTACCTGGTGCGATACGCCGTATAGTTACGCACCGGCACAACCGGAGTTCGAGGCGACCATTGGGGAAATCGTCAGCCGTGCAGCGGACTTTGGCTGGGAGAATGTGTGCCTGACGGGCGGAGAGCCGCTGATTCACCGCCATAAATCGCAACTGCTCGTCGAAGCGCTCGCTGCTGTCGATCACATTCAGGACATCCATATCGAGACGAACGGTGCGATCGACGTCCGTCCGTTTGCCGCACTGCGCGACAAGAGCGAACTGTTGCGGCGCAAAGTGCGATTCATCGTCGACTACAAACTGCCTGCGAGCGGCGAGATGGACAAGATGATCCACGAGCATTTAACCGCCTTACAGTCGCGCGACGAATTGAAGTTTGTCATCGCAAATGACGAGGATTTCGACATCGCCGTCGACGTCATATCCGAATATGAACCAACATGCACCATTCTGTTTAGCCCTGTATGGGAGACCATGCCGCCCGAACGGCTCGTCGAGAAGATCTTGCAGGCCGGGTTAAAACAGGTAAAGTTAAATTTGCAGATCCACAAAGTGATTTGGGACCCTGCAGCGCGTGGGGTGTAA
- the queD gene encoding 6-carboxytetrahydropterin synthase QueD, with the protein MGTYRIPDKLQEFGKDIKTDQLAYHRRRVALTKEFTFDAAHHLHQYDGKCKNLHGHTYRLVVTVSGYVNDIGLVIDFADLKRIYRETIEDKLDHQYLNEVLPPMNTSAENMIVWMWDELERALHAETEASQDIRLEELVLYETPTSRATLKRAWVE; encoded by the coding sequence GTGGGAACGTACCGAATCCCTGACAAGTTGCAGGAGTTTGGAAAGGATATCAAAACGGATCAACTCGCCTATCACCGGCGTCGCGTGGCCTTGACGAAAGAATTCACCTTCGATGCGGCGCATCATTTACACCAGTACGACGGGAAGTGCAAAAACCTCCACGGACACACCTACCGTCTGGTTGTGACGGTCAGCGGATACGTCAATGACATTGGGTTGGTCATCGATTTCGCCGACCTGAAGCGCATTTATCGTGAGACCATCGAAGACAAACTCGATCATCAGTATCTCAACGAGGTTCTCCCGCCGATGAACACCTCGGCAGAGAACATGATCGTGTGGATGTGGGACGAACTGGAGCGCGCACTTCATGCCGAGACCGAAGCTTCGCAGGACATTCGCCTCGAGGAACTGGTTCTCTACGAGACGCCAACAAGTCGTGCGACATTAAAGCGAGCCTGGGTGGAATGA
- a CDS encoding helix-turn-helix domain-containing protein, whose product MGNHEQLCPKFESAFALLGKRWTGLIIRVLMQGPKRFKDISEMIPNMSDRMLAERFKELEKAGILTRHVYPETPVRIEYELTAKGTALAPVMDAVQSWGDEWMCPEEADRDDV is encoded by the coding sequence ATGGGAAACCATGAACAGCTGTGCCCGAAGTTTGAATCAGCCTTCGCCTTGCTTGGCAAGCGCTGGACAGGACTCATTATCCGAGTCCTCATGCAGGGCCCAAAGCGGTTCAAGGACATATCTGAGATGATTCCGAACATGAGTGACCGAATGCTTGCAGAGCGGTTTAAAGAGCTCGAAAAAGCGGGGATTCTAACTCGGCATGTGTATCCTGAAACCCCTGTTCGCATCGAATATGAGTTGACCGCTAAAGGGACGGCACTGGCGCCAGTGATGGACGCAGTTCAATCATGGGGCGACGAGTGGATGTGTCCTGAAGAAGCAGACCGGGATGACGTGTAA